TTGGATTCATAATAATGCGTGTTAACCATCTTCCACCCATCATTGATAAGATTGCTGAAACACCCGTAACGATTGCCATTATTGTTAGTAACAAATCTTTTCGACCTTCTAGTCCAACCAACAACTCCCCAATTTCGAGCGTTCCAATCACTTTTTGGTCCTGTAAAATTGGTACACGTACGACTATATTTTGATGCTCACTAAAAGGGATTAACTTCGTTTCTTCTTTTATAGTGAACTTAGGTTTTATACGATTCAGTAGTTTATCATTACTAACTTCTGTCACAATTTTTGAGTTTCGATCAATAATTCGAATATAAGAATGATTAGACATAAATGGATATAATACCTCTTCATTCATCTTTAATGTGATAGAAATATTTTGTTTTTTTAAGATTTCATGAGCCTTTTGACTCACAACATGTTCTTCCATATTTACAGTCGTTTTCATAAACAAATAAAAAACTAACCCGTTAATTAAAACCAGAATGATTAAGATCCATGAAGTAATTAGCAAATTTATTTTAGTCGTTATTTTCATGTTAACCCTTCCTCATTGTGTACCCCACACCTCTTATCGTTCGAATTAAAGGAACGTCAAAGTCCTCTTCAATTTTCTTTCTTAAATGTCTAATGTACACATCAACAACATTTGTTTCGCCTTCATACTCATAACCCCAAACGGTTGTTATGATGCCTTCTCTTGTCAAAATTTTATTTTGATTTGTTAATAGATAAACTAATAAATCATACTCTTTTGGTGTTAATGAAATGACTTTATCATCCCTCTTTACTTCCCTAGCTTCCAAATTAACAACTAAATCCTCAATCGTTAAAATGGGATCTTCGTCTTCGCTTTTCTTAAATTCATGAACAAGATTACTTGATCGTAAACATGAACGTATTCTTGCTAATACTTCTTCGATTTCAAAAGGTTTCGTAATATAATCATTTGCACCATAATCGAGTCCGATAATCTTATCATGTGTAGCATCTCTAGCAGTTAATAAAATTACGGGCACAAATTGATTTGTTTTTCTTATTCTTCTTAATACTTCGATTCCACTCAATTCAGGTAACATAACATCTAATAAAATTAGATCGACATTATTGCTTAAAGCCGACTCTAAACCAGATTTTCCATTATGTTCGACCAATACTTCATAACCCTCATATTCTATTTCTAATTTTAAAACTCGAGCTATATTCACTTCATCCTCGATAATTAAGATTTTCTTCATTTAACCCACCTATTTCTATTAATAGTTTTAGTGTCTCGAAAAACTCTATTCTATTTTTAAGACTGATTGTAGTCTTAGAAGTTCCTTGTATACATGCCATTATAGAACGTTTAATTCGTATTTTTTTCATTTTAATCTAATTTTAATTGATTATTCATTAAAGTTTCAGTTAGGAAATTTACAATGACATGGAGTTGATTATGAAATAATTTTCAATATTACATAAAACTCTAAGGAGGTATAAGATGAAAAAAATTATAGAAGGGACCATGCAAAGAGCAATTTTAATGATTGTTTGCGTCGTTATGATCGTAACTTGGGGTGCTATTTCAGCTTACCAAATGCAACGCGATTATTTACCAGGTATAAACAATTCAACGCTTACAGTAAGCATGCGACTACCTATGTACCAGGCCGATCAAGTAAAACAAATTATTACCAATAATCTTGAAAGTGCTGTAAGAACAACAGAGGGATTACAAGATATTGAAACAAGCTCCTATGATGGTGGAGTTTTTATGAGTCTGTATTTTCCAATGAATACAGATATGAAACAAGCTGAAATTGATGTAAATAAAGCTTTAGAAAATGCGGATATCCCTCCGACAATTACTTCTAAACCTCTAGTTACTAGACTTACAACTAGTTCATTTCCAATATTAACTTACAGTTTAACTAGTGATAAATTAGATGATAATACTTTAAAATCAGTAACACAAATGGATATTGTGCAACACCTTCAAACAGTTCCAGGTGTATCCGATGTATCAGTATTTGGTGGTGCAAAAGACGGGTACGTATTAACCGTTAGAACGAAGGATCTAGCAAAATATAAACTTACTTTAGATGACTTAAATAAAGCATTAGCTGTATCAGTTCCGTCCTTACCTGAAGGAACGATCTTACAAAATCAATTGTCTATTCCAGTTAAATTTGATGGATGGAATTTAAATGTTAAACAGTTAAATGATGTAAAAATTAAAAATTCAGATGGTGATCAAATTCCACTTTCAGCATTCGCAACTGTTACTCACGCTTTAAATGATGTAAAAACGATTGCAAGAACAGATGGAAAAACAAGTGTTCAATTAAATATTATTAAAACACAAAGTGCTAACATTACAGACGTAGCAAAAAATGTAAAGGAAAGAATTCAAAGCTTACAACAAGTAAAAGACGGTACTGTAAAATTAACAACACAATTAGATCGTGAAAAAGAATTAAATGATTCATTAAACGG
This genomic interval from Gottfriedia acidiceleris contains the following:
- a CDS encoding response regulator transcription factor gives rise to the protein MKKILIIEDEVNIARVLKLEIEYEGYEVLVEHNGKSGLESALSNNVDLILLDVMLPELSGIEVLRRIRKTNQFVPVILLTARDATHDKIIGLDYGANDYITKPFEIEEVLARIRSCLRSSNLVHEFKKSEDEDPILTIEDLVVNLEAREVKRDDKVISLTPKEYDLLVYLLTNQNKILTREGIITTVWGYEYEGETNVVDVYIRHLRKKIEEDFDVPLIRTIRGVGYTMRKG